In Jejubacter calystegiae, the following are encoded in one genomic region:
- a CDS encoding argininosuccinate synthase, giving the protein MQNHGIKKVVLAYSGGLDTSAIIPWLKETYEGCEVVACVVDIGQDRDDLQGVEQKALRSGAIECHVVDLREEFIRDYVYPVLQTGALYEETYLLGTSMARPLIAKALVDVAKKVGADALCHGATGKGNDQVRFESAWAALAPELKVIAPWREWNLRSREALLAYLKERDIPTTATLEKIYSRDENAWHISTEGGVLESPWNAPNKDCWVWTVDPLEAPDKPELVTISVEKGKVVAVNGEALSPFQCLEKLNALGAKHGVGRVDIVENRLVGIKSRGCYETPGGTIMMAALRGVEQLVLDRDSYKWRQQVGLEMSYVVYDGRWFAPLRQSLQAAAESLAEEVNGEVVLQLYKGQVTALQKRSPNSLYSEEFATFGEDEVYDHSHAGGFIRLFSLSSRIRALNEKKQQG; this is encoded by the coding sequence ATGCAAAATCACGGCATCAAAAAAGTGGTTCTCGCCTACTCCGGCGGACTGGATACCTCAGCGATTATTCCCTGGCTGAAAGAAACCTATGAAGGGTGCGAAGTGGTCGCCTGCGTGGTGGATATCGGCCAGGATCGTGACGATCTGCAGGGCGTAGAGCAGAAAGCGCTGCGTTCAGGCGCCATTGAGTGTCATGTGGTGGATCTGCGTGAAGAGTTCATCCGTGATTATGTCTATCCGGTGCTGCAGACTGGCGCGCTGTATGAAGAGACCTATTTACTGGGGACTTCCATGGCGCGTCCGCTGATTGCGAAAGCGCTGGTCGATGTGGCGAAAAAAGTGGGCGCGGATGCGCTGTGCCATGGTGCTACCGGTAAAGGTAACGATCAGGTGCGTTTTGAGTCCGCCTGGGCGGCTCTGGCGCCGGAACTGAAAGTTATCGCCCCGTGGCGTGAGTGGAACCTGCGTTCCCGTGAAGCGCTGCTGGCTTACCTGAAAGAGCGTGATATTCCAACCACAGCCACGCTTGAGAAAATCTACAGCCGTGATGAGAACGCCTGGCACATCTCCACCGAAGGTGGCGTGCTGGAAAGCCCGTGGAACGCGCCGAATAAAGACTGTTGGGTCTGGACGGTGGATCCGCTGGAAGCCCCGGATAAACCGGAGCTGGTGACCATCAGCGTGGAAAAAGGCAAAGTTGTTGCCGTTAATGGTGAAGCGCTGAGCCCCTTCCAGTGCCTTGAGAAACTGAATGCCCTGGGTGCGAAACACGGCGTGGGCCGGGTAGACATCGTGGAAAACCGTCTGGTGGGTATCAAGTCCCGCGGCTGCTATGAAACTCCCGGGGGCACCATCATGATGGCGGCGCTGCGTGGCGTTGAGCAATTGGTTCTGGATCGCGACAGCTACAAGTGGCGTCAGCAGGTAGGTCTGGAAATGTCCTACGTGGTGTATGACGGACGCTGGTTCGCACCGCTGCGTCAGTCCCTGCAGGCCGCTGCGGAATCTCTGGCGGAAGAGGTGAACGGCGAAGTGGTACTGCAGCTTTACAAAGGTCAGGTGACTGCGCTGCAGAAACGTTCGCCGAACAGCCTGTACAGCGAAGAGTTCGCCACCTTTGGCGAAGACGAAGTCTACGACCACAGCCACGCTGGCGGCTTTATCCGCTTGTTCTCGCTCTCTTCAAGGATCCGTGCGCTGAACGAAAAGAAACAGCAGGGCTGA
- the trmA gene encoding tRNA (uridine(54)-C5)-methyltransferase TrmA, with the protein MTPEHLPTDQYDVQLAEKVVRLQSMMAPFCTLVPEVFRSPLSHYRMRAEFRIWHDGDDLYHIIFERQTRQRIRVDSFPAASDLINQLMPEILNGVRDNPVLRRKLFQVDYLTTLSNQAVVSLLYHRPLDDEWKQQAIALRDALRARGFNLHLIGRATKTKIALDQDYVDERMPVGGREMISRQVENSFTQPNAAMNIQMLEWALEVTEGSRGDLLELYCGNGNFSLALARNFRRVLATEIAKPSVAAAQYNIAANHIDNVQIIRMSAEEFTQAMTGVRAFNRLKGIDLQSYQCETIFVDPPRSGLDPETEKMVQGYPRILYISCNPETLCKNLETLSQTHQVERLALFDQFPYTHHMECGVLLTRR; encoded by the coding sequence ATGACGCCCGAACATCTCCCTACCGATCAGTACGACGTGCAGCTGGCCGAAAAGGTGGTACGTCTGCAAAGTATGATGGCCCCATTTTGTACACTGGTGCCGGAGGTGTTCCGTTCGCCCCTTAGCCACTACCGTATGCGTGCGGAGTTCCGCATCTGGCATGACGGAGACGATCTCTACCACATCATCTTCGAAAGGCAGACCCGCCAGCGGATCCGGGTTGATAGCTTCCCGGCCGCCAGCGATCTGATCAACCAGTTGATGCCGGAAATCCTGAACGGCGTGCGTGACAATCCGGTCCTGCGCAGAAAGCTGTTCCAGGTGGATTATCTGACCACCCTGAGCAATCAGGCGGTGGTTTCCCTGCTCTATCACCGCCCGCTGGATGATGAGTGGAAGCAGCAGGCCATCGCCCTGCGCGACGCGCTGCGCGCCCGCGGCTTTAACCTGCATCTGATCGGTCGGGCCACCAAAACCAAGATCGCTCTGGACCAGGATTATGTCGATGAGCGGATGCCGGTAGGTGGCCGGGAGATGATCTCCCGCCAGGTGGAAAACAGCTTTACTCAGCCGAACGCGGCGATGAATATTCAGATGCTGGAGTGGGCGCTGGAGGTCACCGAAGGGTCACGTGGCGATCTGCTGGAGCTATACTGCGGTAACGGTAACTTTTCCCTGGCGCTGGCTCGTAATTTCCGCCGTGTGCTGGCCACCGAAATAGCCAAGCCGTCGGTTGCCGCGGCACAGTACAATATCGCCGCCAACCATATCGATAACGTGCAGATTATCCGTATGTCTGCAGAAGAATTCACCCAGGCGATGACCGGCGTCCGCGCCTTTAATCGTCTGAAAGGCATCGATTTACAGAGTTACCAGTGCGAGACGATTTTTGTCGATCCACCACGCAGTGGTCTGGATCCGGAAACGGAGAAAATGGTGCAGGGCTATCCACGCATTCTCTATATCTCATGTAATCCGGAAACCCTGTGCAAAAATCTGGAAACGCTGTCGCAGACGCATCAGGTTGAACGGCTGGCCCTGTTCGATCAGTTCCCTTATACCCACCATATGGAGTGCGGCGTGCTGCTGACCCGTCGCTAA
- the murI gene encoding glutamate racemase encodes MVTTLQDENTPCLAATPSDIRPTVLVFDSGVGGLSVYDELRKLLPDLHYIYAFDNVAFPYGEKEEAFIVQRVVEIVTAVQARYPLSMAVIACNTASTVSLPALREKFQFPVVGVVPAIKPAARLTANGIVGLLATRATVRRPYTLELISRFANECRIEMIGSAELVELAEAKLHGDAIPLEALRKILRPWLRMPEPPDTVVLGCTHFPLLKDELMQILPSGTRLVDSGAAIARRTAWLLEHESPQVGSAGQNKAFCMALTPEALRLTPVLQRYGFNSLEKLTI; translated from the coding sequence ATGGTTACCACACTGCAGGACGAGAATACACCTTGTCTGGCAGCTACTCCTTCTGACATCAGGCCCACCGTACTGGTGTTCGATTCCGGTGTCGGTGGGCTTTCTGTTTACGATGAGCTCCGCAAACTTCTGCCTGACCTTCACTATATCTATGCTTTCGATAACGTCGCTTTTCCTTATGGAGAGAAAGAAGAGGCGTTTATCGTGCAGCGAGTGGTTGAGATTGTGACCGCCGTGCAGGCCCGTTACCCGTTATCGATGGCGGTTATTGCCTGTAACACCGCGAGCACGGTTTCCCTACCTGCGCTACGTGAGAAATTCCAGTTTCCTGTTGTTGGTGTTGTTCCCGCCATTAAGCCAGCGGCACGGCTGACCGCGAATGGGATTGTTGGTCTGCTGGCAACCAGGGCGACGGTACGTCGTCCTTATACCCTGGAGCTTATTTCGCGCTTTGCTAATGAGTGTCGTATCGAAATGATCGGATCCGCGGAGCTGGTCGAGTTGGCGGAAGCCAAATTGCATGGCGATGCGATTCCGCTGGAGGCACTGCGCAAAATTTTGCGCCCCTGGCTGCGTATGCCGGAACCGCCGGATACCGTTGTTCTGGGCTGTACTCACTTTCCGCTGTTGAAAGATGAACTGATGCAGATTCTGCCGTCCGGTACCCGGCTGGTGGATTCCGGGGCTGCGATTGCCAGGCGTACGGCGTGGTTACTTGAGCATGAATCTCCTCAGGTGGGCTCAGCCGGACAGAATAAAGCATTTTGTATGGCGCTGACGCCGGAAGCATTACGACTTACGCCGGTTTTACAACGTTATGGCTTTAACTCACTGGAAAAACTGACGATTTAA
- the btuB gene encoding TonB-dependent vitamin B12 receptor BtuB, with product MMIRKISLLTVLPVTAFSVCAQGNTDDTLVVSASRFPQPVSSVLAPTSVVTREDINRWQATSVADILSRLPGVDIAQNGGLGQINSLFIRGTESRHVLLLIDGIRMNGAGISGSSDLSQIPLSLIQRIEYIRGPRSAVYGSDAIGGVVNIITGRDKPGTTLSAGMGSHGYQNYDASTQQQFGATRVTFAGNYTYTKGFDVVANLPDNYGDPRQPDHDGFMSKSLYGAVDHQFNDRVSGFVRGYGYDNRTDYDGMLAYDDNYNVAGLPDTRQLYSQGWDAGLRFREGDYASQLVAGYSRSKDYNYDPHKGRYDASATLDDTKQYNLQWGNTLQVGQGTVSAGVDWQKQTTEPGTAYLSQGHEMRNTGVYATAQQLIGPVTLEGAIRGDDHSEFGWHTTWQTSAAWEFIDGYRLIGSYGTAFKAPNLGQLYSDFYGNTRLNPEESKQWEAGIEGLTGPVSWRVSGYRNDIDNLIDSDPVTYRYYNIGKARIKGVEATASFDTGPVSHQIAYDYVDPRNARTDEVLLRRAKQQVKYELSGQVETLGWSVTYRYLGERYDRNYNATGNQLVKMGGVSLWDVALSYPLTSQLTVRGRIANLFDKDYETVYGYHTAGREYTLSGSYSF from the coding sequence ATGATGATAAGAAAAATATCGCTGTTAACGGTGTTACCCGTCACGGCTTTTTCCGTCTGCGCGCAGGGTAATACCGACGATACACTGGTGGTTAGCGCCAGTCGTTTCCCTCAACCTGTTTCTTCAGTGCTGGCCCCTACCTCGGTGGTCACCCGGGAAGATATCAACAGATGGCAGGCGACAAGCGTTGCCGACATTCTGTCGCGTCTTCCCGGCGTGGATATCGCGCAAAACGGCGGCCTGGGGCAGATCAATTCGCTATTTATTCGCGGCACGGAAAGCCGTCATGTTCTTCTGTTGATTGATGGTATTCGCATGAACGGCGCTGGGATCAGCGGGAGTTCCGATCTCAGCCAGATCCCGCTATCGCTGATTCAGCGTATTGAATATATCCGCGGGCCGCGCTCTGCGGTTTATGGTTCCGACGCCATTGGCGGTGTGGTGAATATCATCACTGGTCGGGATAAACCGGGAACCACCCTGAGCGCGGGGATGGGGTCCCACGGCTATCAGAACTACGACGCCTCTACTCAGCAGCAGTTTGGAGCGACCAGGGTGACGTTTGCGGGTAACTACACCTATACCAAAGGGTTTGATGTCGTAGCTAACCTTCCAGACAACTATGGCGATCCCCGACAACCCGACCACGACGGTTTTATGAGTAAGTCGCTGTATGGCGCCGTCGACCACCAGTTTAACGATCGGGTCTCCGGTTTTGTGCGTGGCTATGGCTATGACAACCGTACCGACTACGACGGCATGCTGGCTTATGACGACAATTATAATGTGGCCGGGCTGCCGGATACCCGTCAGCTCTACAGTCAGGGATGGGATGCCGGGTTGCGCTTTCGTGAAGGCGATTATGCGTCGCAGTTAGTGGCAGGTTACAGCCGCAGTAAGGACTATAACTACGATCCGCATAAAGGACGTTACGACGCCAGCGCGACGCTCGATGATACAAAACAGTACAACCTGCAATGGGGCAATACGCTGCAGGTCGGGCAGGGGACGGTTAGTGCCGGAGTGGACTGGCAGAAGCAGACCACTGAGCCGGGTACGGCATATCTCAGCCAGGGCCATGAAATGCGCAATACCGGCGTCTACGCGACGGCTCAGCAGCTTATTGGACCGGTGACGCTGGAAGGCGCTATTCGCGGTGACGATCACTCTGAGTTTGGCTGGCATACTACCTGGCAAACCAGCGCAGCCTGGGAGTTTATCGATGGATATCGATTGATTGGATCTTATGGAACCGCTTTTAAGGCGCCTAACCTGGGCCAGCTTTATAGCGACTTTTATGGCAATACCCGGTTGAATCCTGAAGAGAGCAAGCAGTGGGAAGCTGGCATTGAAGGGTTGACCGGGCCGGTAAGCTGGCGCGTTTCCGGGTATCGTAACGACATCGACAATCTGATCGATTCAGACCCGGTGACGTACCGTTACTACAACATTGGTAAGGCGAGGATCAAAGGGGTGGAAGCTACGGCCTCTTTCGATACCGGTCCGGTGAGTCACCAGATTGCTTACGACTACGTTGATCCGCGCAATGCCCGGACGGATGAAGTGTTGTTACGACGTGCAAAGCAGCAGGTGAAATACGAGCTTAGCGGCCAGGTTGAAACGCTGGGCTGGTCAGTGACCTATCGTTATCTGGGCGAGCGCTATGACCGGAACTATAATGCTACCGGCAATCAGCTGGTAAAAATGGGCGGTGTCAGTCTGTGGGATGTCGCACTGTCGTATCCGCTCACCTCTCAGTTAACCGTTCGTGGTAGAATAGCCAACCTGTTCGATAAAGATTACGAGACAGTATATGGTTACCACACTGCAGGACGAGAATACACCTTGTCTGGCAGCTACTCCTTCTGA
- a CDS encoding YijD family membrane protein, with amino-acid sequence MKESIQEKGTLLLALVAGLSINGTCSALFSSVVPFSIFPILTLGLTVYCLHQRYQNRTMPVGLPGIAAACFVLGVLIYSSVVRAEYPDLGSNFLPSVLSVILLFWIGYKLRLRQQLH; translated from the coding sequence ATGAAAGAGTCGATTCAGGAAAAAGGCACGCTGCTGCTGGCGCTGGTGGCCGGGCTGTCGATTAACGGCACCTGCTCCGCCCTGTTCAGCTCCGTGGTGCCCTTTTCAATTTTCCCTATCCTGACGCTGGGGCTGACGGTTTACTGCCTGCATCAGCGCTACCAGAATCGTACTATGCCAGTGGGGTTGCCCGGCATTGCCGCCGCCTGTTTTGTGCTGGGGGTGTTGATATACAGTTCGGTAGTGCGTGCGGAATATCCCGATTTGGGCTCCAACTTCCTACCTTCAGTACTGTCGGTGATCCTGCTGTTCTGGATTGGCTATAAGCTTCGTCTGCGCCAGCAATTGCATTAA
- the argH gene encoding argininosuccinate lyase, with product MALWGGRFSQAADQRFKQFNDSLRFDYRLAEQDIVGSVAWSKALVTVGVLTGEEQQQLEAALNTLLKEVQADPQQILTSDAEDIHSWVEGKLIDKVGQLGKKLHTGRSRNDQVATDLKLWCKAQVAALLEANREFQKALVATARDNQDAVMPGYTHLQRAQPVTFAHWCLAYVEMLARDESRLEDALKRLDVSPLGSGALAGTAYEIDREQLAGWLGFASATRNSLDSVSDRDHVLELLSAAAIGMVHLSRYAEDLIFFNSGEAGFIELSDRVTSGSSLMPQKKNPDALELLRGKCGRVQGALTGMMMTLKGLPLAYNKDMQEDKEGLFDALDTWLDSLHMATLVLDGIQVKRPRCQEAAQQGYANATELADYLVAKGVPFREAHHIVGEAVVEAIRQSKSLEDLALADLQKFSATIDEDVYEILSLQSCLDKRAAKGGVSPQQVALALEAADKRLG from the coding sequence ATGGCACTTTGGGGCGGGCGTTTTTCTCAGGCGGCGGACCAGCGGTTCAAACAGTTTAATGATTCTCTGCGCTTCGATTACCGTCTGGCAGAGCAGGACATTGTCGGCTCCGTCGCCTGGTCCAAAGCGCTGGTGACGGTGGGGGTTCTGACCGGGGAAGAGCAACAACAGCTCGAAGCGGCGCTGAATACCCTGCTCAAAGAGGTTCAGGCCGACCCGCAGCAGATTCTGACCAGCGATGCCGAAGATATTCATAGCTGGGTGGAAGGGAAACTGATCGACAAAGTCGGGCAGTTGGGTAAAAAGCTGCACACCGGGCGTAGCCGTAATGATCAGGTCGCCACCGATCTGAAACTGTGGTGCAAGGCTCAGGTAGCGGCACTGCTGGAAGCGAATCGTGAATTCCAGAAGGCGCTGGTCGCCACTGCCCGGGACAATCAGGATGCGGTGATGCCGGGTTATACCCACCTGCAGCGCGCCCAACCGGTGACTTTCGCTCACTGGTGCCTGGCCTATGTTGAGATGCTGGCCCGTGATGAAAGCCGACTGGAAGATGCCCTGAAGCGGCTGGATGTCAGCCCGCTGGGCAGCGGGGCGCTGGCGGGCACCGCCTATGAGATCGATCGTGAACAACTGGCGGGCTGGCTGGGTTTTGCCTCTGCCACCCGTAACAGTCTGGACAGCGTATCCGATCGCGATCATGTGCTGGAACTGCTCTCTGCGGCGGCTATCGGCATGGTGCATCTGTCGCGCTATGCCGAAGACCTGATCTTCTTTAACTCCGGCGAAGCGGGCTTTATCGAACTTTCCGATCGTGTGACTTCGGGCTCTTCGCTGATGCCGCAGAAGAAGAACCCTGATGCACTGGAACTGCTGCGCGGTAAGTGCGGCCGGGTTCAGGGAGCCCTGACCGGCATGATGATGACCCTGAAAGGGCTACCGCTGGCCTACAACAAAGATATGCAGGAAGACAAAGAAGGGTTGTTCGACGCGCTCGATACCTGGCTGGATAGCCTGCATATGGCGACGCTGGTGCTGGACGGCATTCAGGTGAAGCGCCCACGCTGCCAGGAGGCCGCCCAGCAGGGGTATGCCAATGCCACCGAGCTGGCGGACTATCTGGTCGCTAAAGGCGTTCCGTTCCGTGAAGCGCACCATATCGTGGGTGAAGCGGTGGTCGAAGCTATCCGTCAAAGCAAGTCTCTGGAAGATCTGGCCCTGGCTGACCTTCAGAAATTCAGCGCCACGATTGATGAGGATGTTTATGAGATTCTGAGTCTGCAATCCTGCCTGGATAAGCGTGCCGCGAAAGGGGGGGTATCGCCCCAGCAGGTCGCTCTGGCGCTGGAAGCTGCGGACAAGCGCCTTGGTTAG
- the fabR gene encoding HTH-type transcriptional repressor FabR: MGVRAQQKERTRRSLIEAAFSQLSAERSFASLSLREVAREAGIAPTSFYRHFRDVDELGLTMVDESGLMLRQLMRQARQRIAKGGSVIRTSVATFMEFIGNNPNAFRLLLRERSGTSAAFRAAVAREIQHFIAELADYLELENRMPRSFTEAQAEAMVTIVFNAGAEALDVDAEQRLQLEERLVLQLRMISKGAYYWYRREQEKTVIAAQHALQVKEE; encoded by the coding sequence ATGGGTGTAAGAGCGCAACAGAAAGAGAGAACCCGGCGTTCATTGATTGAGGCCGCGTTCAGCCAGTTAAGTGCCGAGCGGAGTTTTGCCAGCCTCAGTCTGCGTGAGGTTGCCCGTGAGGCCGGAATCGCGCCTACCTCTTTTTACCGGCATTTTCGTGACGTGGATGAACTGGGGCTAACCATGGTGGACGAAAGCGGTCTGATGCTGCGTCAACTGATGCGCCAGGCGCGCCAGCGTATCGCCAAAGGGGGGAGCGTTATCCGGACGTCGGTTGCCACCTTTATGGAATTTATTGGTAATAATCCCAATGCCTTTCGGCTGCTGCTACGTGAACGTTCCGGCACCTCGGCGGCATTTCGTGCCGCCGTCGCCCGTGAAATTCAGCATTTTATTGCAGAACTGGCCGACTATCTGGAGCTGGAGAATCGTATGCCGCGCAGCTTCACGGAAGCCCAGGCGGAAGCGATGGTCACTATTGTCTTTAACGCTGGTGCGGAGGCACTGGACGTCGACGCAGAGCAGCGCCTTCAGCTCGAAGAGCGACTGGTGCTGCAACTGCGTATGATCTCAAAAGGAGCTTATTACTGGTATCGCCGTGAGCAAGAAAAAACGGTGATTGCTGCACAACATGCTTTACAAGTGAAGGAAGAGTGA
- the argB gene encoding acetylglutamate kinase, with product MMNPLIIKLGGVLLDSEEAMARLFSALAEYRQASHRPIAIVHGGGCLVDELMKQLSLPVVKKNGLRVTPADQIGIITGALAGTANKTLLAWAKRSQIDAVGLCLGDGDSVKVTQLDEELGHVGKAQPGSARLISGLFDAGFLPVVSSIGVTEDGQLMNVNADQAATALAATLGADLVLLSDVSGILDGKGQRINEMTAARADELIAQGIITDGMVVKVNAALDAARTLRRPVDIASWRHAEQLPSLFSGVAIGTRIIA from the coding sequence ATGATGAATCCGTTAATTATTAAGTTAGGCGGCGTATTACTGGATAGCGAAGAGGCGATGGCGCGCCTGTTTAGCGCCCTTGCGGAGTATCGTCAGGCGAGTCACCGCCCGATTGCCATTGTGCACGGTGGCGGCTGCCTGGTGGATGAGCTGATGAAGCAGCTCTCCCTGCCGGTGGTGAAGAAAAATGGTTTGCGGGTCACCCCTGCCGATCAAATTGGCATTATTACCGGCGCCCTGGCGGGAACCGCAAATAAGACGCTGCTGGCCTGGGCGAAGCGCAGCCAGATAGACGCGGTTGGCCTGTGTCTGGGAGACGGTGACAGCGTGAAAGTGACCCAGCTTGATGAAGAACTGGGGCATGTTGGTAAGGCACAGCCCGGCTCTGCCAGACTGATTTCCGGCCTGTTCGACGCCGGGTTCCTGCCGGTGGTGAGCTCCATCGGCGTGACTGAAGACGGACAGTTAATGAATGTGAATGCCGATCAGGCCGCCACAGCGCTGGCGGCTACCCTGGGAGCGGACCTGGTTCTGCTGTCGGACGTGAGCGGCATTCTGGACGGCAAAGGGCAGCGCATTAATGAAATGACCGCCGCCCGCGCCGATGAGCTGATCGCGCAGGGCATTATTACCGACGGCATGGTGGTGAAGGTCAATGCCGCGCTGGACGCGGCCCGTACCCTGCGTCGCCCGGTGGATATCGCCTCATGGCGCCATGCGGAACAGCTTCCCTCTTTATTTAGCGGCGTGGCCATTGGCACCCGGATCATTGCGTAA
- the sthA gene encoding Si-specific NAD(P)(+) transhydrogenase, giving the protein MPHSWDYDAIVIGSGPGGEGAAMGLVKQGARVAVIERYHNVGGGCTHWGTIPSKALRQAVSRIIEFNQNPLYSDHTRLLRSSFADILRHTESVISQQTNLRQGFYERNHCEILQGNARFTDEHTIALECPDGSVETITAEKFVIACGSRPYRPTDVDFNHPRIYDSDSILSLHHEPRHVIIYGAGVIGCEYASIFRGMSVKVDLINTRDRLLAFLDQEMSDSLSYHFWNSGVVIRHHEEYEQIEGVEDGVIVHLKSGKKVKADCLLYANGRTGNTDSLDLDTIGLKADSRGQLKVNSMYQTALPHIWAVGDVIGYPSLASAAYDQGRIAAQAMAKGEAAAHLVDDIPTGIYTIPEISSVGKTEQQLTAMKVPYEVGRAQFKHLARAQIVGMNVGTLKILFHRETKEILGIHCFGERAAEIIHIGQAIMEQKGGGNNIEYFVNTTFNYPTMAEAYRVAALNGLNRLF; this is encoded by the coding sequence ATGCCACATTCCTGGGATTATGACGCAATAGTAATAGGTTCCGGCCCGGGCGGCGAAGGCGCCGCGATGGGGCTGGTGAAACAGGGAGCCCGAGTCGCCGTCATAGAGCGCTATCATAACGTCGGCGGCGGCTGTACCCACTGGGGCACCATCCCCTCTAAAGCACTGCGTCAGGCCGTTAGCCGGATTATCGAATTTAACCAGAACCCTCTTTACAGCGACCACACCCGACTCCTCCGTTCCTCTTTTGCCGACATTCTTCGCCACACCGAAAGCGTTATCAGTCAGCAGACCAACCTGCGTCAGGGCTTTTACGAGCGTAACCACTGCGAGATCCTGCAGGGCAATGCCCGCTTTACCGATGAGCACACCATTGCGCTGGAGTGCCCGGACGGCAGCGTGGAAACCATTACCGCCGAGAAATTTGTTATCGCCTGCGGTTCACGCCCCTACCGTCCGACGGACGTCGATTTTAACCACCCGCGTATTTACGACAGCGACTCCATTCTCAGCCTGCATCATGAACCGCGCCACGTTATTATCTACGGCGCCGGGGTTATTGGCTGTGAATATGCGTCTATCTTCCGGGGAATGAGCGTCAAAGTTGACCTTATCAACACCCGCGATCGCCTACTGGCCTTCCTGGATCAGGAGATGTCCGATTCGCTCTCATACCACTTCTGGAACAGCGGCGTGGTCATTCGCCACCACGAAGAGTATGAGCAGATCGAAGGAGTTGAGGATGGGGTCATCGTCCATCTGAAATCTGGTAAGAAAGTGAAGGCCGACTGCCTGCTGTATGCCAACGGCCGTACCGGTAATACGGACAGCCTGGATCTGGATACGATTGGGCTGAAGGCGGACAGCCGTGGCCAGCTGAAGGTCAACAGTATGTATCAGACAGCGCTGCCGCACATCTGGGCCGTGGGCGACGTGATCGGCTACCCAAGCCTGGCTTCCGCCGCCTACGATCAGGGACGTATCGCTGCTCAGGCGATGGCAAAGGGTGAAGCGGCTGCCCATCTGGTGGATGATATCCCGACCGGAATCTACACCATTCCGGAAATCAGCTCCGTCGGCAAAACCGAACAGCAGCTTACGGCAATGAAAGTGCCATACGAGGTGGGTCGCGCCCAGTTTAAACACCTGGCGCGGGCGCAGATCGTCGGTATGAACGTGGGCACACTCAAGATCCTGTTCCATCGTGAAACCAAAGAGATCCTGGGCATCCACTGCTTTGGCGAGCGGGCAGCCGAGATTATCCACATCGGCCAGGCGATCATGGAGCAGAAAGGTGGCGGTAACAACATCGAGTACTTCGTTAACACCACCTTCAACTACCCGACCATGGCGGAAGCCTATCGGGTAGCGGCGCTGAACGGCTTAAACCGCCTTTTTTAA
- the oxyR gene encoding DNA-binding transcriptional regulator OxyR, whose amino-acid sequence MNIRDLEYLVALAEHRHFRRAADSCHVSQPTLSGQIRKLEDELGVMLLERTSRKVLFTQAGLLLVDQARTVLREVKVLREMASQQGETMSGPLHIGLIPTVGPYLLPHIVPQLHQEFPKLEMYLHEAQTHQLLAQLDSGKLDCAILALVKESESFIEVPLFDEPMLLAVYEDHPWVGRDRVPMSDLSGEKLLMLEDGHCLRDQAMGFCFEAGADEDTHFRATSLETLRNMVAAGSGITLLPALAVPQERKRDGVVYLPCYKPEPKRTIGLVYRPGSPLRSRYEQLAEAIRTQMDGHFDNALKKAV is encoded by the coding sequence ATGAATATTCGTGATCTTGAATACCTGGTGGCGTTGGCTGAGCATCGCCATTTTCGTCGTGCGGCAGATTCCTGCCACGTTAGCCAACCGACCCTCAGCGGGCAGATTCGCAAGCTGGAGGATGAACTGGGCGTTATGCTGCTGGAACGAACCAGCCGTAAGGTGCTCTTCACTCAGGCCGGCCTGCTGCTGGTGGATCAGGCGCGTACGGTGCTGCGTGAAGTTAAGGTGCTGCGCGAAATGGCGAGCCAGCAGGGCGAGACCATGTCCGGCCCGCTGCATATCGGGCTGATCCCCACGGTCGGGCCTTACCTGTTGCCGCATATTGTGCCGCAGTTGCATCAGGAATTTCCTAAGCTGGAGATGTACCTGCACGAAGCTCAGACCCATCAGTTGCTGGCCCAGCTCGACAGCGGTAAGCTCGACTGTGCGATTCTGGCGCTGGTAAAAGAGAGTGAGTCCTTTATTGAGGTGCCGCTGTTCGATGAGCCGATGCTGCTGGCGGTGTACGAGGATCACCCGTGGGTGGGACGCGATCGGGTGCCGATGTCCGACCTGTCCGGCGAGAAACTGCTAATGCTGGAAGACGGCCACTGCCTGCGCGATCAGGCCATGGGTTTTTGCTTTGAAGCGGGCGCCGATGAAGACACTCATTTTCGTGCTACCAGCCTGGAGACGCTGCGCAATATGGTGGCTGCGGGGAGCGGTATTACGCTGTTGCCGGCGCTGGCAGTGCCTCAGGAGCGTAAGCGTGATGGTGTGGTTTATCTGCCGTGCTACAAACCTGAGCCCAAACGCACTATAGGTCTGGTGTATCGTCCGGGCTCACCGCTGCGCAGCCGCTATGAGCAACTGGCTGAGGCCATCCGTACTCAGATGGATGGCCACTTCGACAACGCCTTAAAAAAGGCGGTTTAA